A portion of the Scleropages formosus chromosome 13, fSclFor1.1, whole genome shotgun sequence genome contains these proteins:
- the LOC108925500 gene encoding integral membrane protein 2A-like isoform X1: MVKIAFNSALAQKAPGKDGESLMAEKDPEAASVYATESSTGRCLLTLLGLAFILTGLIVGGACVYRYFTPKKLYHGAMHFSEIDNDLVPMDVEAREPYYLPRIDEELEIHESVAIINVPVPRFGEGDPAYILHDFRRKLTAYLDLSLRACFVIPLNTSVVMPPQDLMDLFMQLMSGSYKTYLVHEDLVVTERIDDLGPLGYYIFNLCDGKDTYRMQRRSEILAGIQKRSVEDCFTIRHFENKFVTDTKICKA, from the exons ATGGTGAAAATAGCTTTTAATTCGGCTCTGGCGCAAAAAGCGCCCGGCAAAGACGGCGAGTCGCTGATGGCCGAGAAG GACCCAGAGGCGGCTTCCGTGTACGCCACCGAGAGCTCCACAGGCCGCTGCCTGCTCACTCTGCTAGGCCTGGCCTTTATCCTCACTGGCCTCATTGTTGGTGGAGCCTGTGTCTACAGGTACTTCACCCCTAAG AAACTGTATCATGGTGCCATGCACTTCTCTGAGATTGACAACGACTTGGTTCCTATGGACGTGGAGGCTCGTGAGCCCTACTACCTGCCTCGCATTGATGAGGAGCTAGAAATCCACGAGAGTGTGGCCATCATCAACGTACCCGTGCCCCGCTTCGGCGAGGGAGACCCAGCCTACATTTTGCATGACTTCCGCAGA AAACTGACTGCTTACCTGGACCTGAGCCTGAGGGCCTGCTTTGTTATCCCGCTGAACACCTCTGTGGTGATGCCCCCCCAGGACCTGATGGATCTCTTTATGCAGCTCATG TCGGGCTCCTACAAGACGTACCTAGTGCACGAGGACCTGGTGGTGACCGAACGCATCGATGACCTGGGGCCGTTGGGTTACTACATCTTCAACCTCTGTGATGGCAAGGACACATACCGCATGCAGCGGCGTAGCGAGATCCTGG CAGGCATCCAGAAGCGCTCCGTTGAGGACTGCTTCACCATCCGCCACTTTGAGAACAAGTTTGTGACTGATACCAAGATCTGCAAGGCCTGA
- the LOC108925500 gene encoding integral membrane protein 2A-like isoform X2, with amino-acid sequence MVKIAFNSALAQKAPGKDGESLMAEKDPEAASVYATESSTGRCLLTLLGLAFILTGLIVGGACVYRYFTPKKLYHGAMHFSEIDNDLVPMDVEAREPYYLPRIDEELEIHESVAIINVPVPRFGEGDPAYILHDFRRKLTAYLDLSLRACFVIPLNTSVVMPPQDLMDLFMQLMSGSYKTYLVHEDLVVTERIDDLGPLGYYIFNLCDGKDTYRMQRRSEILGIQKRSVEDCFTIRHFENKFVTDTKICKA; translated from the exons ATGGTGAAAATAGCTTTTAATTCGGCTCTGGCGCAAAAAGCGCCCGGCAAAGACGGCGAGTCGCTGATGGCCGAGAAG GACCCAGAGGCGGCTTCCGTGTACGCCACCGAGAGCTCCACAGGCCGCTGCCTGCTCACTCTGCTAGGCCTGGCCTTTATCCTCACTGGCCTCATTGTTGGTGGAGCCTGTGTCTACAGGTACTTCACCCCTAAG AAACTGTATCATGGTGCCATGCACTTCTCTGAGATTGACAACGACTTGGTTCCTATGGACGTGGAGGCTCGTGAGCCCTACTACCTGCCTCGCATTGATGAGGAGCTAGAAATCCACGAGAGTGTGGCCATCATCAACGTACCCGTGCCCCGCTTCGGCGAGGGAGACCCAGCCTACATTTTGCATGACTTCCGCAGA AAACTGACTGCTTACCTGGACCTGAGCCTGAGGGCCTGCTTTGTTATCCCGCTGAACACCTCTGTGGTGATGCCCCCCCAGGACCTGATGGATCTCTTTATGCAGCTCATG TCGGGCTCCTACAAGACGTACCTAGTGCACGAGGACCTGGTGGTGACCGAACGCATCGATGACCTGGGGCCGTTGGGTTACTACATCTTCAACCTCTGTGATGGCAAGGACACATACCGCATGCAGCGGCGTAGCGAGATCCTGG GCATCCAGAAGCGCTCCGTTGAGGACTGCTTCACCATCCGCCACTTTGAGAACAAGTTTGTGACTGATACCAAGATCTGCAAGGCCTGA
- the gpr174 gene encoding probable G-protein coupled receptor 174 — protein sequence MNATNNSSICLDLVDLKSYQHFIYAVIYTVILVPGLIGNVLALWVFRAYVKETKKAVIFMINLAIADLLQVLSLPLRIYYYLNDSWAFGSVLCMVCFYLKYVNMYASIYFLACISVRRCMLIIHPLRYTSSRRRLDRGLCVAGWIVVFLCCLPFPLLRSPNIPTHCFSELNMVEVPMAVGVTLVGAAELLGFLLPLALVLTCSWRTAASLREKNAVLQDSGEKRKALKMVLSCAAVFLICFAPYHLTFPLDFLVKFKAVSNCTIHDLILRCHPVTLCLASLNSCLDPIMYYFTTDEFRRRLSRQELADSFQLHRRLSCTAGEDKPLEPQLGNGRRTWSSARSEETVDTPVHSGCDS from the coding sequence TGAATGCTACCAACAACTCAAGCATATGTCTAGATTTGGTAGACCTGAAGTCATACCAGCACTTCATCTATGCAGTGATCTACACTGTCATCTTGGTGCCAGGGCTCATTGGAAATGTGTTGGCACTCTGGGTCTTCCGTGCTTACGTGAAGGAGACCAAGAAAGCTGTCATCTTCATGATCAACCTGGCCATTGCTGACCTGCTACAGGTGCTCTCGCTGCCCCTGAGGATCTACTACTATCTGAATGACTCCTGGGCCTTTGGGTCAGTGCTGTGCATGGTCTGCTTCTATCTGAAGTATGTCAATATGTATGCAAGCATCTACTTCCTGGCATGCATCAGCGTGCGTCGGTGCATGCTTATCATTCACCCTCTACGCTATACCTCATCTAGGCGTCGCTTGGACCGTGGCCTGTGTGTAGCAGGTTGGATCGTGGTTTTCCTGTGTTGTCTGCCCTTCCCCTTGTTGAGGTCTCCTAACATTCCAACTCACTGCTTCTCGGAGCTGAACATGGTGGAGGTGCCCATGGCAGTTGGGGTAACTTTGGTAGGGGCAGCAGAGCTACTGGGATTCCTGCTGCCCCTGGCCCTGGTGCTCACCTGCTCTTGGCGGACAGCAGCCAGCCTGCGTGAGAAGAACGCTGTGCTTCAGGACAGCGGAGAGAAGCGCAAAGCCCTCAAGATGGTCCTCAGCTGTGCGGCTGTCTTCCTGATCTGCTTCGCCCCGTACCACCTCACCTTCCCCCTGGACTTCCTGGTCAAGTTCAAAGCAGTGAGCAACTGCACCATCCATGACTTAATCCTGCGCTGCCACCCTGTCACTCTCTGCCTGGCCAGCCTTAACTCCTGCCTTGACCCCATTATGTACTACTTCACCACCGATGAGTTCAGGAGGAGGCTTTCCCGGCAAGAGCTGGCTGACAGCTTCCAGCTGCACCGCAGGTTGTCCTGCACAGCTGGGGAAGACAAGCCCCTGGAGCCACAGCTTGGGAACGGACGAAGAACGTGGTCGTCCGCTAGGAGCGAAGAGACTGTGGACACGCCAGTTCACTCAGGGTGTGACTCTTGA